One window from the genome of Lentibacillus daqui encodes:
- the hutU gene encoding urocanate hydratase has product MKTKMPVTQYRGTELHTKGWIQEAALRMLNNNLNPEVAENPDELVVYGGIGKAARNWECYEAIVKELKQLEEDETLLIQSGKPVAVFRSHKNAPKVLIANSNLVPAWANWDHFNELDQRGLMMYGQMTAGSWIYIGSQGIVQGTYETFAECGRQHFNGNLKGTITVTAGLGGMGGAQPLAVTLNEGVAICIEVDQHRIDRRLETKYLDTQASDLEDAIQKAIEARDKGEALSIGLLGNAAEILPQMLEKGFVPDVLTDQTSAHDPKNGYVPVGMSLKKANQLRNSDPDTYTARSRQSIARHVEAMLRMQQAGAITFDYGNNIRQVAKDEGVANAFDFPGFVPAYIRPQFCEGKGPFRWVALSGDPEDIYKTDEVILREFSENESLCKWIKMAQEKISFQGLPSRICWLGYGERARFGKIINDLVASGEIKAPIVIGRDHLDSGSVASPNRETEGMKDGSDAVADWPILNALINSVGGASWVSVHHGGGVGMGYSLHAGMVIVADGTKDAEERLERVLTTDPGMGIARHVDAGYELAEKTAREKGVQIPMLKGEK; this is encoded by the coding sequence ATGAAAACGAAAATGCCTGTTACACAATATCGCGGTACCGAATTGCACACAAAAGGATGGATACAGGAAGCGGCATTAAGGATGTTAAACAATAATTTGAATCCCGAAGTTGCTGAAAATCCGGATGAATTGGTCGTGTATGGCGGAATTGGAAAGGCCGCAAGAAATTGGGAATGCTATGAGGCGATTGTAAAGGAATTAAAGCAATTGGAAGAGGATGAAACATTGCTTATTCAATCGGGAAAACCAGTCGCGGTATTTCGTTCGCATAAAAACGCACCAAAAGTGTTAATTGCAAACTCTAATCTTGTGCCTGCCTGGGCCAATTGGGATCATTTTAACGAATTGGATCAAAGAGGCTTGATGATGTATGGGCAAATGACTGCAGGCAGCTGGATTTATATCGGCAGTCAGGGGATTGTTCAAGGAACGTATGAAACGTTTGCGGAATGTGGACGGCAACATTTTAATGGCAATTTAAAAGGAACGATTACCGTTACCGCTGGATTAGGTGGCATGGGTGGCGCCCAGCCTTTAGCCGTTACTTTAAACGAAGGGGTTGCTATTTGTATTGAAGTAGACCAGCATCGCATTGATCGTCGGTTGGAAACAAAATATTTGGATACACAAGCAAGTGATTTGGAAGACGCGATTCAAAAGGCTATAGAAGCAAGGGATAAAGGAGAGGCCTTGTCGATTGGTTTGCTTGGTAATGCGGCGGAAATTTTACCACAAATGTTGGAAAAAGGCTTTGTCCCAGATGTATTGACGGACCAGACATCTGCCCACGATCCGAAAAATGGCTATGTACCAGTTGGAATGAGCTTGAAAAAGGCCAATCAGCTAAGAAACAGTGATCCCGATACCTATACTGCACGTTCAAGGCAAAGTATCGCCCGGCATGTAGAGGCGATGTTACGGATGCAACAGGCTGGTGCCATTACGTTTGATTATGGTAACAATATTCGCCAGGTTGCAAAAGATGAAGGGGTGGCCAATGCGTTTGATTTTCCGGGATTTGTACCTGCCTATATCCGGCCACAATTTTGTGAGGGTAAAGGACCATTCCGCTGGGTGGCGTTATCTGGTGATCCGGAAGATATTTATAAAACGGATGAAGTAATTTTGCGGGAATTTAGCGAAAATGAATCGCTTTGTAAATGGATCAAAATGGCTCAGGAAAAAATCAGTTTTCAAGGACTGCCATCACGTATTTGCTGGCTGGGATATGGCGAGCGTGCCCGGTTTGGCAAAATCATTAATGATCTGGTTGCAAGTGGGGAAATCAAGGCACCGATTGTCATTGGACGTGACCATTTGGATTCCGGTTCCGTAGCATCGCCAAATCGGGAAACGGAAGGTATGAAAGATGGAAGCGATGCTGTTGCCGACTGGCCAATCTTAAATGCCTTGATTAATAGTGTTGGTGGCGCGAGCTGGGTCAGTGTCCATCATGGTGGCGGTGTTGGAATGGGTTATTCACTACATGCCGGAATGGTGATCGTTGCGGATGGTACCAAGGATGCAGAAGAGCGGTTGGAACGAGTACTAACTACTGATCCGGGAATGGGAATCGCAAGGCATGTGGACGCAGGTTATGAACTTGCTGAGAAAACAGCACGAGAAAAAGGGGTTCAAATCCCAATGCTTAAGGGAGAGAAATAG
- the hutI gene encoding imidazolonepropionase, translated as MSQALFIKHGAQVITMKGHSDNPAKKSAMRDLDIIEDGAVLIQDGTIKAVGTTQEIRGKFPDEVAQAKHIDATNKLVTPGLIDPHTHLVHAGTRENEYAMRLKGKTYMEIMNAGGGIHATTRATKAADFDQLYDESQKRLNTMLEHGVTTVEAKSGYGLSWDDERKQLEVAKKLNDNHVIDIVSTFMGAHAVPLEEKHNPEVFVERVIQEMIPKVAEEKLAVFNDVFCERGVFTPDQSRRILEAGKEYGLIPKIHADEIEPYGGAELAAEVGAISADHLLKASEKGIQQMAEKDVIGVLLPGTAFFLMAEFAQARKMIDQGVPVALSTDANPGSSPTLSLQFIMNLGCLKMGMTPEEVLTATTINAAHAINRADVVGSLEVGKKADIAIFDVGNYYMLSYQYGMNHIDTVIKEGREVVDGKKPLVV; from the coding sequence ATGTCACAAGCGTTATTTATTAAACATGGAGCACAGGTTATTACGATGAAAGGTCACTCCGATAATCCAGCGAAGAAAAGTGCTATGCGAGATCTTGATATTATTGAAGATGGTGCCGTTCTTATCCAGGACGGCACAATCAAAGCGGTTGGCACGACACAAGAGATCAGAGGAAAATTTCCAGATGAGGTTGCCCAGGCCAAACATATTGATGCAACAAATAAGCTGGTCACCCCTGGATTAATTGATCCGCATACTCATCTGGTGCATGCAGGAACGAGAGAGAATGAGTATGCTATGCGGTTGAAAGGGAAAACGTATATGGAAATTATGAATGCTGGTGGGGGTATTCATGCGACAACCCGTGCGACAAAAGCGGCTGACTTTGATCAATTATATGATGAATCCCAAAAAAGGCTCAACACGATGTTGGAACATGGGGTAACTACAGTAGAGGCAAAAAGTGGCTATGGCTTATCATGGGATGATGAGCGAAAACAGCTTGAGGTTGCCAAAAAATTGAATGATAATCATGTGATTGATATTGTTTCAACATTTATGGGTGCACACGCTGTTCCCCTGGAAGAGAAGCATAATCCAGAAGTTTTTGTAGAACGGGTTATTCAGGAGATGATTCCTAAAGTTGCCGAAGAAAAATTGGCTGTGTTCAATGATGTGTTTTGTGAACGTGGTGTTTTCACTCCGGATCAATCAAGACGAATTTTGGAAGCCGGTAAAGAATATGGACTGATTCCAAAAATTCATGCGGATGAAATTGAACCGTATGGAGGCGCAGAACTCGCAGCTGAAGTCGGGGCGATTTCCGCCGATCATTTACTAAAAGCCTCTGAAAAAGGCATTCAACAAATGGCTGAAAAGGATGTGATTGGTGTACTACTTCCTGGAACGGCATTCTTTTTAATGGCCGAATTTGCCCAAGCACGAAAAATGATTGATCAAGGGGTGCCTGTAGCTCTTTCTACCGATGCCAATCCCGGCTCATCACCAACCTTGTCGCTGCAATTTATTATGAATTTAGGCTGTTTAAAAATGGGAATGACACCGGAAGAGGTATTAACGGCAACAACCATCAATGCCGCACACGCTATCAATCGTGCGGATGTAGTTGGTAGCTTGGAAGTTGGGAAAAAAGCGGATATTGCTATTTTTGATGTGGGAAATTATTACATGTTGTCGTATCAGTATGGGATGAATCATATTGATACGGTGATTAAGGAAGGTAGGGAAGTGGTTGATGGAAAAAAGCCGTTAGTAGTTTAA
- the nhaC gene encoding Na+/H+ antiporter NhaC: MDKTEKKISFGLAIIPFLVMIIAMTFVIIVFDGDPHIPILFGAITAGFIAWLCGYSWIELEKFIYQGITKVLPAVVILILVGLIISAWIGGGIVTTMIYYGLKIITPSFFLPAMLIISSVVTVMIGSSWSTIGTIGVAGMGIGISMGIPPAMIVGAIVSGAFFGDKMSPLSDTTVLASGIAGTTLSQHIKHMLYTTIPAYIIALIVYVIMGMKFAGNAVDTHVIDGVMISLQDNFVISPWLLLIPLAVILLVFKKVPALPALTVGIILGFLVDIFAQGGSVGEAVNALQGGYEIETQNETVNNLLNQGGLDSMMYTVSLAMVAMIFGGFMESTGMLSTIVEQILKVAKTARTLCATTVVTSFFMNVITAEQYISIIIPGRMYASSYMEKRLDPKNLSRALEDGGTVTSPLVPWSTDAIFVMSTLGISAWAYAPYAVLNYCVPVISIIFSLFGFSIVYKKKQANEKKNEDESMDVSL; the protein is encoded by the coding sequence ATGGATAAAACTGAAAAGAAAATTTCGTTCGGCTTGGCTATTATCCCCTTTCTTGTCATGATTATCGCAATGACATTTGTGATTATTGTATTTGATGGGGATCCACATATCCCAATCCTATTTGGGGCAATTACTGCTGGATTCATTGCCTGGTTGTGTGGGTATTCTTGGATAGAGTTGGAAAAGTTCATTTATCAAGGCATTACCAAGGTTTTACCTGCAGTAGTAATTTTAATTTTGGTCGGTCTGATCATTAGTGCCTGGATTGGTGGAGGAATTGTGACAACAATGATTTATTATGGTTTGAAAATCATCACACCATCCTTCTTTTTACCTGCTATGCTAATTATTAGTTCCGTCGTAACAGTAATGATTGGGAGTTCATGGTCGACGATTGGAACAATTGGTGTGGCGGGAATGGGAATTGGTATCAGTATGGGTATTCCTCCAGCCATGATTGTTGGGGCGATTGTTTCGGGTGCGTTTTTTGGGGATAAAATGTCACCGCTTTCGGATACGACAGTTCTTGCATCCGGAATTGCGGGTACAACCTTGTCGCAGCATATTAAACATATGCTGTACACCACAATTCCGGCATACATTATTGCGCTGATTGTCTATGTAATAATGGGAATGAAATTTGCGGGAAATGCGGTTGATACTCACGTAATTGATGGTGTAATGATAAGCCTGCAAGATAATTTTGTGATCTCTCCTTGGCTGTTACTTATACCACTAGCGGTGATACTTCTAGTATTTAAAAAAGTACCTGCACTTCCTGCATTAACGGTGGGTATTATTTTGGGATTTCTGGTGGATATTTTTGCCCAAGGTGGTTCTGTTGGAGAAGCAGTGAATGCGTTACAAGGCGGCTATGAAATTGAAACGCAAAACGAGACAGTGAATAACCTATTAAATCAAGGTGGATTGGATTCCATGATGTACACTGTATCGTTAGCAATGGTTGCGATGATATTTGGCGGATTTATGGAGAGCACAGGTATGTTATCAACTATTGTCGAACAAATTTTGAAAGTGGCTAAAACGGCAAGAACTTTATGCGCAACCACTGTTGTTACTTCTTTTTTCATGAATGTCATTACAGCAGAACAATATATATCCATCATTATTCCAGGTAGAATGTATGCAAGCTCATATATGGAAAAGAGGTTAGATCCGAAAAATTTATCCCGGGCCCTTGAAGACGGTGGAACAGTTACTTCACCATTAGTACCGTGGAGTACAGATGCAATATTCGTTATGAGTACCTTGGGTATAAGCGCATGGGCTTATGCTCCCTATGCTGTATTAAACTATTGTGTTCCTGTTATATCCATTATTTTCTCTTTGTTTGGTTTTTCAATTGTATATAAGAAAAAACAAGCTAACGAAAAAAAGAACGAAGATGAAAGTATGGATGTAAGTTTATGA
- the hutP gene encoding hut operon transcriptional regulator HutP: MRKPSIGKIAALLAMLDENEPMPLVLDEKDISICLGKVGSMNMQKVISAVETAVKRNGLIQEEVYRETHALYHAIMEALEGVTRGQLAIGDMMRTVGLRFAIVRSRPYPNEIEGEWIAVAFYGTIGAPVKGLEHEALGLGINHI, translated from the coding sequence ATGAGGAAGCCCTCTATAGGAAAAATAGCAGCATTATTGGCAATGCTGGATGAGAATGAACCAATGCCCTTAGTATTGGATGAAAAAGATATCAGTATATGTCTGGGAAAAGTTGGATCGATGAATATGCAAAAGGTTATTTCGGCTGTTGAAACAGCGGTAAAAAGAAATGGTTTAATTCAGGAAGAGGTATACCGCGAGACACATGCGTTGTATCATGCAATCATGGAAGCGCTGGAAGGTGTAACAAGAGGACAGCTTGCAATCGGTGATATGATGCGAACAGTGGGACTTCGTTTTGCTATCGTTCGCTCAAGACCATATCCAAACGAAATTGAGGGTGAATGGATTGCAGTTGCATTTTATGGAACCATTGGTGCTCCAGTAAAAGGTTTGGAGCATGAGGCACTCGGTTTGGGAATTAACCATATCTAA
- the hutH gene encoding histidine ammonia-lyase, translating to MIKLTGETLTIEQLKEILINQEDVSISNESMHKVSNSRSAVEQIVSDKKTVYGITTGFGKFSDVMIKQEDVEDLQLNLIHSHACGIGDPFPEIVSRAMMVLRLNALLKGFSGIRPVVVETLAELINKRVHPVIPQQGSLGASGDLAPLAHLTLVLIGEGKVFNESGAPVDAAAVLNEKGIQPIVLQAKEGLALINGTQAMVAMGVVNYIEAEQLAYDSEWIAAMTIEGLEGIIDAFNPAVHEVRGYPQQITVASRLTDWLQGSQLTTRQGEKRVQDAYSLRCIPQVHGASWQALDYVKEKLEIEANAATDNPLIFDGGEVVISGGNFHGQPIALAMDFLKIAVAELANISERRIERLVNPQLNDLPPFLSSHPGLQSGAMIMQYAAASLVSENKTLAHPASVDSIPSSANQEDHVSMGTIGSRHASMIVQNARRVLAIECICALQAVEHRGTKNISPKLFKKLEQIREVVPSITMDRVFSKDIENLSKKLNPLMGEWTDENAGKRDAVKSYVLT from the coding sequence ATGATTAAATTAACCGGTGAAACATTAACCATTGAGCAATTAAAGGAAATTCTTATCAATCAAGAAGATGTATCTATTTCAAATGAAAGTATGCATAAGGTTAGCAATAGCAGATCTGCTGTAGAGCAAATAGTTTCTGATAAAAAGACTGTATATGGGATCACTACAGGTTTTGGCAAATTTAGTGATGTGATGATTAAGCAAGAAGATGTAGAAGATTTACAACTAAATTTAATTCATTCACATGCCTGTGGTATTGGTGATCCTTTTCCGGAAATTGTTTCAAGAGCTATGATGGTACTGCGCTTAAATGCATTATTAAAAGGATTTTCAGGTATACGTCCAGTTGTAGTGGAAACCTTGGCTGAGTTGATTAATAAACGGGTACATCCTGTTATTCCGCAACAAGGCTCCTTGGGGGCTTCCGGTGATTTGGCTCCACTGGCTCACCTTACACTCGTTTTAATTGGTGAGGGTAAAGTCTTTAATGAATCTGGGGCACCTGTTGATGCAGCGGCTGTTTTAAATGAAAAAGGCATTCAGCCAATTGTGTTACAAGCGAAAGAGGGGCTGGCGCTGATAAATGGTACACAAGCAATGGTAGCCATGGGGGTTGTGAATTATATAGAAGCCGAGCAGCTTGCTTATGACAGCGAATGGATTGCGGCAATGACCATAGAGGGGTTGGAAGGAATTATTGATGCGTTTAATCCTGCTGTTCATGAAGTAAGAGGTTATCCACAACAAATTACTGTAGCCAGCAGATTAACGGATTGGTTACAAGGAAGCCAGCTGACTACCCGTCAAGGAGAAAAGCGGGTACAAGATGCGTATTCATTACGTTGCATTCCGCAAGTACATGGAGCATCGTGGCAAGCGCTGGATTATGTGAAGGAGAAACTGGAGATCGAAGCAAATGCTGCTACGGATAACCCACTTATTTTTGATGGAGGAGAAGTTGTTATATCAGGGGGGAATTTCCATGGCCAACCAATTGCTTTAGCTATGGATTTCCTAAAGATCGCAGTGGCTGAATTAGCAAATATATCTGAGAGACGTATTGAACGATTAGTTAATCCGCAATTAAATGATTTGCCACCATTTCTTAGTTCACACCCGGGGCTTCAGTCAGGTGCCATGATTATGCAATATGCGGCTGCATCGCTTGTATCCGAAAATAAAACGTTAGCACATCCGGCAAGTGTTGATTCTATTCCATCATCAGCCAATCAGGAAGATCATGTAAGCATGGGGACAATTGGATCCAGACATGCTTCGATGATTGTACAAAACGCACGTCGTGTTTTAGCAATTGAATGTATTTGCGCTCTTCAAGCGGTGGAACATAGGGGAACGAAAAATATCTCACCTAAATTGTTTAAGAAATTGGAACAAATTCGTGAAGTGGTTCCAAGTATAACAATGGACAGAGTATTCTCGAAGGATATAGAGAACTTGAGTAAGAAGTTGAATCCGTTGATGGGTGAGTGGACTGATGAAAATGCAGGGAAAAGGGACGCTGTTAAAAGCTATGTCCTGACTTAA
- a CDS encoding LysR family transcriptional regulator produces the protein MEIKHLQYFLEVIHTRSFTHAAENLYITQPALSRIIKSLENEIGTPLFIRSRKELIVTDGGWVLYKYAKEMEKQFRDLQTELGNLQTLKKGHIRIGLPTVTNSSFFSQLIGSFHHEYPEVTFQLEEDGSRRIEEKVMYDQLDFGVMVLPTKNDGIDYFTFVNESLNVVMPSSHPLSEASEISLEKLKDETFILFNQDFSLRNVVLEACQEAGFEPKVISETSQLDFIEDMVASGLGITLLPESTSMELTSEIQTIPVTDPTIDWNLAIIWKGDNYLPQINKEFIRFAKEKLTIDD, from the coding sequence ATGGAAATCAAGCATCTGCAATATTTTTTGGAAGTGATACATACAAGAAGCTTTACGCATGCCGCGGAAAATTTGTATATTACCCAGCCGGCGTTAAGCAGAATTATTAAGTCATTGGAGAATGAAATCGGAACGCCATTATTCATACGATCACGGAAGGAATTGATTGTCACGGATGGTGGTTGGGTTTTATACAAATATGCAAAGGAAATGGAGAAGCAATTCCGGGATTTGCAAACGGAGCTTGGCAATCTGCAGACATTGAAAAAAGGTCACATTAGGATTGGGCTGCCTACAGTTACGAATTCCTCCTTTTTCTCCCAATTAATAGGCTCTTTTCATCATGAGTATCCAGAGGTTACATTTCAACTGGAAGAGGACGGTTCCAGACGAATTGAAGAGAAAGTTATGTATGATCAGTTGGATTTTGGCGTGATGGTACTGCCAACAAAAAATGATGGAATAGATTATTTCACTTTTGTTAATGAAAGTTTGAATGTCGTGATGCCTTCTTCTCATCCATTATCGGAGGCATCGGAAATTTCCTTAGAAAAGTTAAAAGATGAGACATTTATTTTGTTCAATCAAGATTTTTCATTGCGAAACGTAGTACTGGAAGCTTGCCAGGAAGCTGGTTTTGAGCCAAAGGTGATATCCGAAACGTCTCAACTCGACTTTATTGAGGATATGGTTGCTTCTGGTTTAGGTATTACTCTTTTGCCAGAATCTACTAGTATGGAGTTGACCAGTGAAATACAAACCATTCCGGTGACTGATCCAACAATTGATTGGAATCTGGCAATTATATGGAAAGGGGATAATTATTTGCCCCAGATTAATAAGGAATTTATTCGTTTTGCGAAAGAGAAATTAACGATAGACGACTGA
- a CDS encoding acyl-CoA thioesterase, whose translation MEPKKIKDTRVVQTDQVLINDLNNYHTLFGGVLMKKLDACATLSARRHARVPECVTASTDAVNFLEPIRQSDSVCIESCVTYTGKSSMEIFCKVIAEDMVTADRRIAATAFLTFVALGDEKRLIEVPKVIPETDEERFLFQTGEKRAKMRKEKREQNKQLLSRLTLEKPIL comes from the coding sequence ATGGAACCAAAAAAAATTAAAGATACACGTGTTGTTCAAACCGACCAAGTATTGATTAATGATTTGAATAATTATCATACCTTATTTGGCGGTGTATTAATGAAAAAACTTGACGCCTGTGCAACTCTTTCCGCACGCCGTCATGCAAGAGTACCAGAATGTGTTACGGCATCGACGGACGCAGTTAATTTTTTGGAACCCATTCGTCAATCCGATTCGGTATGTATCGAATCATGTGTTACCTATACAGGCAAGAGTTCGATGGAGATATTTTGCAAAGTGATTGCGGAAGATATGGTAACCGCCGATCGCAGAATTGCTGCAACCGCCTTTTTGACATTTGTTGCGTTGGGTGATGAGAAAAGGCTGATTGAAGTTCCAAAGGTCATCCCGGAGACAGACGAAGAAAGGTTTCTATTTCAAACAGGCGAAAAACGAGCAAAAATGCGTAAAGAAAAACGGGAGCAAAATAAACAACTTTTATCCAGGCTTACCCTGGAAAAACCAATTTTATAA
- a CDS encoding IS256 family transposase, which yields MSQSITDHDFINQLDNLVRDFVKEQLETIMEEERKQFFEVEHPELKQVKNGYYKRSLDTKHGHIDDLAVPRDRHGDFQTELFDPYQRRDQWVGETVTRMYQKGVSTREIGEMIEHMLGSSYSATTVSNITEATVENIEAWQQRPLNKRYSVLYLDGTYLKLRRDDVANEVVYIVIGVNENGYREILGFYVGGQESSLGWKEILIDLYERGAEEVLLGVFDGLPGLETAMKEVYPKADVQRCVVHKIRNALNAVRKKDQTAIAEDLKPIYQASTKEEARKQFNAFKQVWQSKHPKVVKSWEEDLEVLLTFLDYPSSIQRVIYTSNIIERTMKEIKKRTKTMNSLPSERATEKVVYLQVTDYNQRWGERKLRGFASAYQQLQDMFEKRYGKPNNI from the coding sequence ATGTCTCAAAGTATAACGGATCATGACTTTATAAATCAACTGGATAACCTTGTACGTGACTTTGTCAAAGAGCAGTTGGAGACCATCATGGAGGAAGAAAGAAAGCAGTTTTTCGAGGTAGAACACCCTGAATTGAAACAAGTGAAAAACGGTTATTACAAACGGTCCCTTGATACCAAACACGGTCATATTGATGATCTCGCAGTACCTCGTGATCGCCATGGTGACTTTCAGACGGAATTATTTGATCCTTACCAACGCCGTGATCAGTGGGTAGGTGAAACAGTGACGCGCATGTATCAGAAAGGCGTTAGTACGCGTGAAATTGGGGAAATGATTGAACATATGCTAGGATCTTCCTACTCCGCCACAACCGTCAGTAACATCACGGAAGCGACAGTTGAAAATATTGAGGCCTGGCAGCAACGCCCATTGAATAAACGCTACTCAGTCCTCTATTTGGACGGAACCTATTTAAAGTTGCGCCGGGATGACGTTGCCAATGAGGTCGTCTACATCGTCATTGGAGTTAATGAGAATGGCTACCGCGAAATTCTCGGATTTTATGTAGGCGGTCAGGAAAGTTCCTTGGGCTGGAAAGAGATTTTGATAGATCTTTACGAGCGCGGGGCTGAAGAAGTGTTGCTTGGTGTGTTTGACGGTCTTCCCGGGTTGGAAACAGCTATGAAAGAGGTGTACCCAAAAGCCGATGTCCAGCGATGCGTTGTTCATAAAATCCGCAATGCGTTAAATGCCGTGCGTAAAAAGGATCAGACAGCCATAGCAGAAGACTTAAAACCTATTTATCAGGCAAGTACCAAAGAAGAAGCCAGAAAGCAATTTAACGCATTTAAGCAGGTTTGGCAATCGAAGCATCCTAAAGTCGTGAAATCATGGGAAGAAGATCTAGAAGTGCTTCTGACTTTCCTGGATTACCCATCGTCTATCCAGCGCGTGATATACACGTCGAACATCATCGAGCGGACGATGAAGGAAATCAAGAAGCGCACAAAAACCATGAACAGTTTACCAAGCGAAAGGGCGACAGAAAAAGTAGTGTACCTTCAAGTAACCGACTATAACCAAAGATGGGGAGAACGAAAATTAAGGGGATTCGCAAGCGCTTATCAGCAGCTACAGGACATGTTTGAAAAACGATACGGGAAACCAAATAATATCTGA
- a CDS encoding acyl-CoA thioesterase, with protein MANTYPKADMKMTVTWGDSDPAGISYYARTFDWFTNARMHFFAEYGFPYMETFHGKGIALVCLHADCDYKKMVRPGEPITVRASLTNFSRTRLAISYQVFNKSGELAEIGETVHAYTDNDGKPFNLKRRHPQLWNELIEKWPIFNQ; from the coding sequence GTGGCCAATACATACCCAAAAGCGGATATGAAAATGACAGTGACATGGGGGGATAGTGATCCGGCGGGAATTTCCTATTATGCCAGAACATTCGACTGGTTTACAAATGCGCGCATGCATTTTTTTGCAGAATATGGATTCCCATATATGGAGACCTTTCATGGGAAGGGGATTGCCCTTGTTTGTTTACATGCGGATTGTGATTACAAAAAAATGGTGCGTCCTGGAGAGCCAATCACTGTTCGCGCATCATTGACGAATTTCTCGCGGACAAGATTGGCAATTTCATATCAAGTATTCAATAAGAGTGGGGAACTTGCAGAAATTGGTGAGACCGTACATGCATACACCGATAATGATGGGAAGCCATTTAACCTGAAAAGGCGTCACCCACAGCTTTGGAATGAATTGATCGAGAAGTGGCCTATATTTAACCAATAG